The Gossypium arboreum isolate Shixiya-1 chromosome 6, ASM2569848v2, whole genome shotgun sequence DNA window ACATTATTGTTAAAACACTAACAGATTCAAAAAAACACCAAGAAAAAAACAAATCAATCCAATAACTTACAATAACCATCCCATTCCAAGTCCAAAAACAGGTAGGCGAGGTTGCCTCAAGGGCACGGGTTCTTCAACTGGAAAACCttcaaataacatcaaattcaaacAAAGATTCAAAAACCCAATTCAATTTTAACAATCAATAAACTCAATTTCAGACGGTTAGGGTTCAAAGACAGATTATaaataaggaaagaaaaaaaaagcaagCAATACCAAAATAAATATACCTGTAACGGTCTGGTAGCCATGGACATAGGGGTTGGCGGGGCAGCCCGGCGGAGGGATGGCATGAGGTAAGCCGACAAAGGGCTGTGGAGGCGGTTGTTGAGGGAAATGAGGGTGGTAGTAATTGGCTACGCCTTGAAACGTGCCGTATTGATATTGGTTTTGAGGGTTGAAACTGGAGGTGACGCCTCCTCTATTTTTCCCATCTTcgctcattttttcttttttttttttgcttcttttCGGCGGCAAGGGTTTTGAGTTGTTACCGCCGGCGGTGATAATCCGAAGCGGCTGACAAAGCGGTGgtcaaatatatatttgaaaatgaaaataaatattatagatcGTTGTTGTCAAAACTGGTAGTTAGAATTTGTTTATGGTTAATATAACATTTGGTACCTGAATTTAGTTTTAGTGTTCAATTTGATACCTGTGTTTGTCtttaatattcaatttggtacctgaGTTTGGCTTCAATAATACCCAATAAATATTTCACATACGTGCTTTAGTAAAAAAGGATTAATATAGCACTTGGTACTTGTATTTggctttaatatttaat harbors:
- the LOC108459462 gene encoding 60S ribosomal protein L18a-like protein is translated as MSEDGKNRGGVTSSFNPQNQYQYGTFQGVANYYHPHFPQQPPPQPFVGLPHAIPPPGCPANPYVHGYQTVTGFPVEEPVPLRQPRLPVFGLGMGWLLFFLGFFFGGIPWYVGTFILLCVKVDYREKAGYLACAIASVVAMIAITFGLTKGGTRAW